The Salminus brasiliensis chromosome 3, fSalBra1.hap2, whole genome shotgun sequence genome contains a region encoding:
- the mrpl24 gene encoding large ribosomal subunit protein uL24m, with protein sequence MRLTAFLSMAAKAAFPRDYRYGTNRPWTAAAQRLNPPGKKRRKVFVEPIAQEDWSVFRGDMVELLFGKDKGKQGKIIQVFRHRNWVIVEGLNTHYRYIGRSGDYKGTYIASEAPLLLKDIALIDPSDRKPTEIEWRFTEEGERVRVSVRTGRIIPKPLFQRKDGIIPLQWKDGPKDTSPEDMLKKTYIPSLKTLEEEVIEKMNIQENRRQRRSYWY encoded by the exons ATGCGACTTACAGCGTTTCTGTCGATGGCAGCGAAGGCTGCTTTTCCTCGCGACTACCGATACGGAACAAACCGGCCATGGACTGCAGCAGCCCAAAGACTCAACCCACCAggcaagaaaagaagaaaggtGTTTGTTGAGCCTATCGCACAGGAGGACTGGTCTGTTTTTAGGGGTGACATG GTGGAGCTTCTTTTTGGTAAAGATAAAGGAAAGCAAGGGAAGATCATTCAGGTTTTCCGGCACCGAAACTGGGTAATCGTTGAAGGTCTGAACACG CATTACAGATACATCGGCAGGTCTGGAGATTACAAAGGGACGTACATCGCCAGCGAAGCCCCTTTACTTTTGAAGGACATCGCCTTAATCGACCCCTCAGACAG gaagcCTACAGAGATTGAGTGGAGGTTTACTGAGGAGGGGGAGAGGGTGCGTGTCTCAGTCAGAACGGGACGCATTATCCCCAAACCGCTCTTCCAGAGGAAAGACGGCATCATTCCTCTGCAGTGGAAAG ATGGGCCGAAGGACACGTCTCCTGAGGACATGCTTAAGAAAACATACATCCCATCTCTGAAGACCCTGGAGGAGGAGGTGATTGAGAAGATGAACATTCAGGAAAACAGAAGGCAGAGAAGAAGCTACTGGTATTAA